The Algoriphagus sanaruensis genome window below encodes:
- a CDS encoding adenylate/guanylate cyclase domain-containing protein has product MKNQLFFFLCFSILSFSFAQSRQEPDQVRSKVDSIKELYYGSGEQNLDYLGSIIEFEANPDSLLKYGEIYLQKALKDSLDDHISSAKIMIGYSYKYKGNLSKALEYFFESLKYAQKSGSMKAQGRSYITIADTYSASENSQNATIYYRKGIEILEQESDSTALGTAIFNAGDEYLKLGKLDSALSFVERAQLIFEKVNFELGKAYCLGNLGMIFAEYGDQLTSERRINQAIEILEKYHEYYPISVYLNYLSKIYLEHGDRQSSLSYARKSLDLASKYGLKDQISEANLLLSGIYESLNNPSKALEFYKKHIQFRDSVKNVQSVQEMANLRTDFEVSQKQAEVDLLESAATIATLRAKRQTLLLYGVVVMLILVALLALVSYRRFKFEKEANKIIEEEKNRSEDLLLNILPEEIADELKIHGKVKAHRFNSTTVLFTDFKSFSSLAEEISPEQLVESIDYYFKEFDSIVDKYGLEKIKTIGDSYMCAGGLPTETERHAFDVARAGLEMMEFIYKPKPEGIVQFEMRIGIHTGPIVAGIVGVKKWQYDIWGDTVNIASRMESNSEEGKINISGTTYEIIKDEFECEYRGSIEIKNRGIWEMYFLKS; this is encoded by the coding sequence TTGAAAAATCAACTTTTCTTCTTTTTATGTTTTTCGATACTTAGTTTTTCTTTTGCCCAATCCAGGCAAGAGCCAGATCAGGTTCGATCAAAAGTGGACAGCATCAAGGAATTGTACTATGGGAGTGGGGAGCAAAATCTTGACTATTTGGGTAGTATTATTGAGTTTGAAGCCAATCCTGACAGTTTGTTGAAATATGGGGAGATCTATCTCCAGAAAGCCCTAAAGGATTCCCTTGACGATCATATTTCAAGTGCGAAAATTATGATTGGATACTCCTATAAATACAAGGGTAACTTATCTAAAGCTTTAGAATATTTTTTTGAGTCCCTGAAATATGCTCAAAAATCAGGGTCAATGAAGGCTCAGGGTAGATCCTATATCACTATCGCAGATACTTATTCTGCTAGCGAGAATAGTCAAAATGCTACCATTTATTATCGAAAAGGGATTGAAATTCTGGAGCAGGAAAGCGATTCTACAGCTTTGGGTACAGCGATCTTTAATGCAGGGGATGAGTATTTAAAGTTGGGGAAATTGGACTCCGCCTTGTCTTTCGTGGAGAGAGCTCAATTGATTTTTGAAAAGGTCAATTTTGAATTGGGTAAGGCCTATTGCCTGGGGAATCTTGGGATGATATTCGCAGAATATGGAGACCAATTGACCTCCGAAAGAAGGATCAATCAGGCCATAGAGATTTTGGAAAAGTACCATGAATATTATCCAATTTCAGTTTATCTAAATTATTTATCCAAGATCTATTTAGAGCATGGCGATCGTCAATCCTCGCTTTCATATGCCCGAAAAAGTTTGGATCTGGCAAGTAAATATGGGCTTAAAGATCAAATCAGTGAGGCTAACCTACTCCTTTCAGGAATTTATGAAAGTTTGAATAATCCTTCCAAGGCACTTGAATTTTACAAAAAGCACATTCAATTCAGGGATAGTGTAAAAAATGTCCAGTCGGTTCAAGAAATGGCCAATTTGAGAACCGACTTTGAAGTATCTCAAAAACAGGCGGAAGTGGATCTACTAGAAAGTGCAGCTACCATCGCCACCTTAAGGGCAAAGCGTCAGACTCTATTGCTTTATGGAGTTGTTGTAATGCTCATCCTGGTCGCACTTCTGGCTTTAGTATCCTACCGTAGATTTAAATTCGAAAAAGAGGCAAATAAAATTATCGAGGAAGAGAAAAACCGATCTGAGGATCTTCTGCTTAACATTCTTCCAGAAGAAATTGCCGACGAGCTTAAGATTCATGGAAAAGTAAAAGCACATCGATTTAATTCAACCACCGTCCTTTTTACGGATTTTAAGAGTTTTTCGAGCTTGGCTGAAGAAATTTCCCCAGAGCAGCTTGTGGAAAGTATCGACTATTACTTCAAAGAGTTTGATTCGATCGTGGATAAATATGGACTTGAAAAGATCAAAACAATAGGGGATTCCTACATGTGCGCGGGTGGTCTTCCTACGGAAACTGAGCGGCATGCATTTGATGTCGCAAGAGCCGGATTAGAAATGATGGAGTTTATCTATAAGCCCAAGCCGGAAGGAATTGTGCAGTTTGAAATGCGGATCGGAATTCATACCGGTCCAATTGTGGCGGGAATTGTAGGGGTTAAAAAGTGGCAATATGATATTTGGGGCGATACAGTAAATATCGCGTCACGAATGGAAAGCAATTCTGAAGAAGGAAAGATCAATATTTCAGGTACTACCTACGAGATCATCAAAGATGAATTTGAATGTGAATACCGAGGTAGTATTGAAATTAAAAATCGAGGGATTTGGGAGATGTATTTTTTGAAATCCTGA
- a CDS encoding arylsulfatase → MSFLFLLYSTLHTFFFSLPQENPKPNIVLILADDLGWSDIGCYGSEVETPNLDWLAQRGVRFTQMYNTSKCNPSRAALLTGLYAHQVGYEATYQQPLKNATTLGEIMKSAGYLTFWSGKHHGFDHPMDRGFERYYGLKEGASNHFNPGPQRIGEAKPAQKRPDRPFYVDRELFQPYSPPSDYYSTDYFTKYALSWLDEYHNDQRPFFLYLAYTAPHDPLMAWPEDIAKYKGMYDEGYEAIRQRRFEKQKKLGIIPANQPMSEPTFVNWNMLSDSLKKAEAQKMEVYAAMINRMDQKIGEIIHKLKEQGKLENTVFIFLSDNGASAEMVNIPGNGNIGTVGQWTSLGADWANVGNTPNRFFKNYSHEGGIKTPLIISWPKGLPPTNPISQFPAHLIDIMPTLMDLSGANYPDEFQGKPVLPYQGLSLIPATKGHVDTRNKPLFWEWATGRAVRDGDWKLVAFGKNEPWELYNLRSDPYERNNLSIQYPEKVDRLASLFFKWKSEVSQSEPETKVTQ, encoded by the coding sequence ATGTCATTTCTATTTCTGCTTTACTCTACCCTCCACACCTTTTTTTTCAGCTTGCCCCAGGAAAACCCAAAACCAAATATTGTCCTGATTTTAGCTGATGATTTGGGCTGGTCAGATATTGGATGTTACGGAAGTGAAGTGGAAACTCCGAATTTAGATTGGCTCGCTCAACGAGGTGTTCGATTCACCCAGATGTATAACACTTCGAAATGTAATCCCTCTCGAGCGGCTTTACTGACCGGACTTTATGCCCATCAAGTGGGGTATGAGGCTACTTATCAGCAACCTCTCAAAAATGCCACTACCCTAGGGGAAATAATGAAGTCGGCTGGCTATCTAACTTTTTGGTCAGGAAAACATCATGGCTTTGATCACCCTATGGATCGAGGATTTGAAAGATATTACGGTTTGAAAGAAGGCGCTTCCAACCATTTCAACCCCGGACCTCAACGGATTGGTGAAGCCAAACCAGCGCAGAAAAGACCTGATCGACCATTCTATGTAGACAGAGAATTATTTCAACCCTATTCTCCTCCATCAGATTATTATTCAACAGACTATTTCACCAAATACGCCCTTTCTTGGCTAGATGAATACCATAATGACCAGCGACCTTTTTTCCTTTATCTCGCTTACACAGCCCCGCATGATCCACTGATGGCTTGGCCGGAAGACATCGCCAAGTACAAAGGGATGTATGATGAGGGCTATGAAGCTATCCGCCAACGAAGATTTGAAAAGCAGAAAAAGCTGGGAATCATACCTGCTAACCAACCGATGAGTGAGCCCACTTTCGTGAATTGGAATATGTTATCCGATTCTTTGAAAAAGGCTGAAGCTCAAAAAATGGAAGTTTATGCAGCCATGATCAATCGGATGGACCAGAAAATTGGTGAGATCATCCATAAACTTAAAGAGCAGGGCAAATTGGAAAATACTGTTTTCATTTTTCTTTCTGACAATGGGGCTTCGGCTGAAATGGTCAATATTCCGGGAAATGGAAACATCGGAACCGTGGGCCAATGGACATCATTAGGTGCCGATTGGGCCAACGTAGGAAATACTCCCAATCGATTTTTCAAAAATTACTCCCATGAAGGAGGAATTAAAACCCCTTTGATCATCTCATGGCCTAAAGGATTGCCACCAACAAATCCCATAAGTCAATTTCCCGCACACCTCATCGACATTATGCCAACTCTGATGGATCTTTCTGGGGCTAATTACCCCGACGAATTTCAGGGGAAACCCGTATTGCCCTATCAAGGTCTGAGTTTAATTCCTGCCACAAAAGGCCACGTAGACACCCGAAACAAACCACTATTTTGGGAATGGGCTACAGGCAGAGCAGTTCGAGATGGCGATTGGAAATTGGTTGCTTTTGGTAAAAATGAACCCTGGGAGCTGTATAACTTACGCTCTGATCCTTATGAAAGAAACAATCTTTCTATCCAGTATCCTGAAAAAGTAGATCGTTTGGCCAGCTTGTTTTTTAAATGGAAATCTGAGGTAAGTCAATCCGAACCAGAGACAAAAGTCACCCAGTAA
- a CDS encoding alanine/glycine:cation symporter family protein produces the protein MVELINSINGLIWSNALILLCLGAGIYFSFVTKFVQVRYFKEMIKLLFKGKSSEQGVSSFQAFALALSGRIGTGNIAGVATAIAMGGPGSIFWMWVIAFLGSASAYIEATLGQIYKEVKEGEYRGGPAFYIQKGLGIKWYAIAFAVVTIISMSLLLPGVQSNSIALSMNTAFQVPVEWTGGIVVVFLGMIIFGGVKRIGKVAEFVVPFMALGYILLAQIIMILNFKEIPAVISLIIKSAFNLESLYSGVFGLAIAWGIKRGIYSNEAGQGTAPHAAAAAEVSHPAKQGLVQAFSVYIDTLFVCTATAFMILFTGQYNVINPDGGFIVENLPGISFGPEFTQMAIATHFPSLGAGFVAIALMFFAFTTIMAYYYIAETNLSFLQKDGKQKWPVYLLRALILGATFFGSIRTAELAWTLGDIGVGMMAWLNVIAIILLRKPALRALKDYKKQKDEGKDPVFDFEGFEHEPVKK, from the coding sequence ATGGTAGAACTCATTAATTCAATCAACGGACTCATTTGGAGTAACGCACTCATTCTTTTATGTCTGGGTGCTGGCATTTACTTTTCATTTGTCACCAAGTTTGTTCAGGTTCGATACTTCAAAGAAATGATCAAGCTCCTGTTTAAAGGAAAATCCTCAGAACAAGGAGTTTCTTCATTTCAGGCTTTTGCATTGGCACTTTCAGGTAGAATTGGAACTGGAAATATCGCAGGAGTAGCCACAGCAATCGCCATGGGAGGTCCTGGATCCATTTTTTGGATGTGGGTAATTGCATTTTTGGGTTCGGCATCGGCTTATATCGAAGCCACATTAGGACAGATCTACAAGGAAGTAAAAGAAGGCGAATACCGAGGTGGACCTGCCTTCTATATCCAAAAAGGACTTGGAATCAAGTGGTATGCAATTGCCTTTGCGGTTGTCACCATTATCAGTATGTCGCTACTTCTCCCAGGAGTCCAAAGTAATAGCATTGCACTGAGCATGAATACTGCTTTTCAGGTACCTGTTGAGTGGACCGGAGGAATCGTAGTGGTGTTTTTGGGAATGATCATTTTTGGAGGGGTGAAACGAATCGGAAAAGTGGCAGAATTCGTCGTACCCTTCATGGCCTTAGGATATATTCTTTTGGCACAGATTATTATGATCCTGAATTTCAAAGAAATTCCCGCGGTTATATCCTTAATCATCAAATCCGCCTTTAATCTGGAATCGCTTTATTCTGGTGTTTTTGGATTAGCCATCGCTTGGGGAATCAAGCGAGGAATTTATTCCAATGAAGCCGGTCAAGGTACCGCACCTCACGCCGCCGCCGCTGCAGAAGTTAGCCATCCTGCCAAGCAAGGGTTAGTACAGGCTTTTTCGGTTTACATTGATACCCTTTTTGTGTGTACCGCCACTGCCTTTATGATTCTATTTACAGGTCAATACAATGTGATCAATCCAGATGGTGGATTTATCGTAGAAAATCTCCCTGGAATCAGTTTTGGCCCCGAATTCACCCAGATGGCTATTGCTACCCACTTTCCTTCCTTGGGAGCAGGATTTGTCGCGATTGCCTTGATGTTCTTTGCATTCACAACAATCATGGCCTATTACTACATCGCAGAAACCAACTTGAGCTTTCTTCAAAAAGATGGCAAACAAAAATGGCCAGTCTACCTGCTTCGGGCATTGATTCTAGGCGCTACATTTTTTGGATCGATCCGAACTGCCGAACTCGCTTGGACGCTGGGAGATATTGGAGTGGGGATGATGGCTTGGCTAAATGTGATAGCAATCATTTTACTTCGTAAGCCCGCTCTCAGAGCACTAAAAGATTACAAAAAGCAAAAGGATGAAGGAAAAGATCCCGTATTCGATTTCGAAGGATTTGAACATGAACCCGTAAAGAAGTAA
- a CDS encoding sugar phosphate isomerase/epimerase family protein produces MKKTNLSLALLLALILGFTSCGPKTEQVEEAVVEESSNFGGLALYTVRDSMASNPKATLQAVAAAGYAYVEAANYEDGKFYGMAPAEFKSFLDSLGLTAVSAHMGMVNMENADQLITDVKAAGIGYFVIPVPPMGMFTFDPATRTLGMKGTADELVSIMNTLGEKCHAAGIKLLYHNHDFEFKPMADGTVIEEVLLEKCNPEWVNFQMDLYWVTKAEASPLAYFEKYPGRFKAWHVKDMDSAGNFAPVGTGKIDFAQILAAKAQSGMEFYLVEQDNTFGLDPLEAIKISHEGLKKFGFE; encoded by the coding sequence ATGAAAAAAACAAATCTTAGCCTAGCCTTATTGTTGGCTTTGATCCTTGGATTCACCTCTTGTGGTCCAAAGACCGAACAAGTGGAAGAAGCTGTTGTGGAAGAATCTTCCAATTTTGGAGGTCTTGCGCTGTACACAGTTCGCGATTCTATGGCTAGCAATCCAAAAGCTACCCTTCAGGCAGTTGCAGCAGCTGGATATGCTTATGTGGAAGCCGCAAATTATGAAGATGGAAAATTCTACGGCATGGCTCCTGCGGAATTCAAATCTTTCTTGGACTCTTTGGGACTTACTGCGGTAAGTGCTCACATGGGAATGGTTAACATGGAAAATGCTGACCAGCTAATTACAGATGTAAAAGCTGCTGGCATTGGTTATTTCGTGATCCCAGTTCCTCCTATGGGCATGTTCACTTTTGATCCAGCTACACGAACTCTTGGAATGAAAGGAACAGCAGATGAACTTGTAAGCATTATGAACACCCTTGGTGAAAAATGCCATGCTGCAGGCATCAAACTTCTTTACCACAACCATGATTTTGAATTTAAGCCTATGGCTGACGGTACAGTGATCGAGGAAGTGCTATTGGAAAAGTGTAATCCTGAGTGGGTAAACTTCCAAATGGACTTGTACTGGGTAACTAAAGCAGAGGCAAGCCCATTGGCTTACTTTGAAAAATATCCAGGAAGATTCAAGGCTTGGCATGTTAAAGACATGGATTCAGCTGGAAACTTTGCTCCAGTAGGAACCGGTAAAATTGACTTCGCTCAAATCTTGGCTGCAAAAGCACAATCCGGAATGGAATTTTACTTGGTTGAACAAGACAACACCTTCGGTTTAGATCCATTAGAGGCAATCAAAATCAGCCATGAAGGATTGAAGAAGTTTGGATTTGAATAA
- a CDS encoding DUF4153 domain-containing protein — protein sequence MKNLIIQYQNNPKELELLYRKNKAAFKQEFNEIYSEIQSNPASEFWHERLNYESESISWGSFIQWRFVLIASFIAWVYAKIPAIFSLEEDFFYPRNLGFIALSFVTAYFAWTKKLPSKTLGIIAAITILAIAYINLLPDNQESDSIILACIHLPLLLWAILGFSFVGGEMNQLSRRLDFLRFNGDAIIMGAVLFISGLLLSGITIGLFNLIGIKIEQLYMEWIAVFGFSAAPLVASHLTQTNPQLINKVPPIIAKIFSPLVLVMLVIYLGAFVFSGKDPYNDREFLLLFNMLLIGVMALVFFAVAESSDERNKGVGTWVLTALSLVTILLNLIALSAIVFRITEWGITPNRMAVIGVNILMLIHLILVSRNLIQTVQGKSQLKEVGLTIVRFLPIYFIWTALVVFGFPLVFGFQ from the coding sequence ATGAAAAATCTTATCATTCAATATCAAAACAATCCCAAAGAACTCGAACTCCTATACCGTAAAAACAAGGCGGCCTTCAAACAGGAATTCAACGAGATTTATTCTGAGATCCAGAGCAATCCTGCATCCGAATTCTGGCACGAGCGACTGAACTATGAATCCGAATCCATTTCTTGGGGTTCTTTTATTCAATGGAGATTCGTCTTGATTGCCTCTTTTATTGCTTGGGTTTATGCCAAGATCCCAGCAATTTTCTCACTAGAAGAGGATTTCTTCTATCCCAGAAATTTAGGCTTTATCGCATTATCTTTTGTCACAGCCTATTTTGCTTGGACAAAAAAACTCCCATCGAAAACCCTGGGAATTATAGCTGCTATCACCATCCTTGCCATCGCATACATCAACCTCCTTCCTGACAATCAGGAGAGTGATTCCATAATTTTGGCTTGCATCCATCTTCCTTTGCTTCTTTGGGCAATTCTTGGATTTTCCTTTGTGGGTGGAGAGATGAACCAATTATCCAGAAGGCTGGATTTCTTAAGGTTTAATGGCGATGCGATTATTATGGGAGCCGTTCTGTTTATTTCTGGCTTGCTTTTGTCGGGAATCACCATCGGACTTTTTAATCTTATCGGAATAAAAATTGAGCAACTTTACATGGAATGGATTGCCGTTTTCGGCTTTTCCGCTGCACCTCTGGTTGCATCCCATCTAACCCAAACCAACCCCCAACTGATCAACAAAGTACCACCAATTATTGCCAAGATATTCAGCCCTCTCGTTTTAGTGATGCTAGTCATTTATTTGGGAGCCTTTGTTTTTTCCGGCAAAGACCCCTACAATGACCGGGAATTCCTTTTGCTATTCAATATGCTCTTGATTGGGGTGATGGCCTTGGTGTTTTTCGCCGTGGCAGAATCTTCCGATGAGAGAAATAAAGGCGTTGGAACTTGGGTTTTAACAGCGCTTTCGTTGGTGACCATCCTATTAAACCTGATCGCTCTTTCAGCTATTGTATTCAGAATCACAGAATGGGGAATCACCCCAAATCGTATGGCAGTCATAGGAGTCAATATTCTGATGCTCATCCATTTGATTTTAGTCAGTAGAAATTTAATCCAAACAGTTCAAGGCAAATCTCAATTGAAAGAAGTTGGACTTACCATCGTCCGATTCTTGCCTATTTATTTTATCTGGACTGCCTTGGTGGTATTTGGTTTTCCTTTGGTCTTTGGCTTCCAATAA
- a CDS encoding winged helix-turn-helix domain-containing protein, with protein sequence MKGNYDKAFENVVRLRIMSILMVNEQFDFNSFKELLDVTDGNLASHLRNLENQGYIQVEKSFVGRKPQTNYSSTQEGKSAFQRHLEFLENLIKENKT encoded by the coding sequence GTGAAGGGGAATTACGACAAAGCGTTTGAGAATGTGGTCCGACTGCGAATCATGTCCATCTTGATGGTCAATGAGCAGTTTGACTTCAATTCTTTCAAGGAACTCTTGGATGTAACTGATGGAAATCTAGCTTCTCACCTGAGAAACCTTGAAAACCAAGGATATATCCAAGTGGAAAAATCCTTCGTTGGCAGAAAGCCTCAAACCAATTATTCCTCCACTCAGGAAGGAAAATCAGCCTTCCAAAGGCATCTGGAATTCCTTGAAAATCTGATTAAAGAAAATAAAACCTAA